The DNA segment TCCTTCAATTATTGCTGGGAATTCCACTGGCGTGCTGGCTTGCCCGTTCGCGCAGTACTCTCAGCAGCATAATGGATACAGTCGTTACGCTGCCCCTTGTCTTTCCTCCAGTAGCGATGGGATTCGGACTTCTTCTTTTACTTGGCAGAGAAGGCCCGATGGGCGCTCTATTTGGTGAAAGCATCATTTTCAGTTTTCCCGGTCTGGTCGTTGCGGCTTTCATTGCCGGACTTCCGCTAGCGGTTAAACCCATTCAAGCGGCACTTAAATCTCCTGAAGCCGCAAGGCTTGGCGAGGTTGCGGCCGTATTGGGAAAATCTGAAACAACGATCTTTTTATGCGTGCTTTTACCTTATGCAAAGCGCAGTATTGCAGCAGGAATGTTGCTGGCTTTAGGAAGATCTCTCGGTGAAGTCGGTATGACTTTAATGCTTGGCGGAAATATTATAGGCAGAACAAATACTCTTTCGCTCGAAATATACAACGCAGTTTTTAACGGAGAATTTGAAAGAGCCATAATGCTTTCACTGATGATAGGAACTGCATCAATTGCAATGTTTATCGTGCTGAAAAAAGTATCCGATACATAAACTTAAACACAAAAAAAGACAGGTAAGAAAATGAGTAAATCTATTCTGAAAACGGTACAGGAAAAGGCTCGCAAGATATGGGAAAAAGAAGGAATTCTGGATGAAAACATCACCATAACAGCCAGAACCCTCAGCACAGAAGAAGCTATCGGTAATCCAGAAGGTGACGACTTTCCTTTGCTGCGCGGAAAAGAAAAACTGATGGAAGCTGAATTTCGAGGCTCAAAAGGTCAGGCATTTACCGATCGTTTCGGCGATTTCAATTCTTCACTTCGCGAAGTTTCCGAAATGAAGCTCGAAAACAATTTCCGCCGTGCAATTTTCGTAGCCGCCCTTAATGCCGTCCAATCCAATCTGGGGCTGACAGACCGCGCCATCCACTGCAAAGACGAAGGCCCGGCGCTTTGCGCTCCCAAATTTGCTGATCATGTTATGGATAAATATGGTAAAATACGTATCACACAAATAGGATTCCAACCTGCCATGATTAAATCCTTTGCCGACAAATTCGAGCTGAGAGTGATTGATCTAGATC comes from the Maridesulfovibrio ferrireducens genome and includes:
- a CDS encoding molybdate ABC transporter permease subunit; translated protein: MDFTAIISDSATLNPLILSGKVLATSGVLQLLLGIPLACWLARSRSTLSSIMDTVVTLPLVFPPVAMGFGLLLLLGREGPMGALFGESIIFSFPGLVVAAFIAGLPLAVKPIQAALKSPEAARLGEVAAVLGKSETTIFLCVLLPYAKRSIAAGMLLALGRSLGEVGMTLMLGGNIIGRTNTLSLEIYNAVFNGEFERAIMLSLMIGTASIAMFIVLKKVSDT
- a CDS encoding Rossmann-like domain-containing protein, with amino-acid sequence MSKSILKTVQEKARKIWEKEGILDENITITARTLSTEEAIGNPEGDDFPLLRGKEKLMEAEFRGSKGQAFTDRFGDFNSSLREVSEMKLENNFRRAIFVAALNAVQSNLGLTDRAIHCKDEGPALCAPKFADHVMDKYGKIRITQIGFQPAMIKSFADKFELRVIDLDPDNIGSKKCGITIEGPDDTAAAIESAELLIVTGSTIVNETLTDFLVENKPTIFFGTTVAAAADLMGWTRFCAESK